In Massilia forsythiae, one DNA window encodes the following:
- the infB gene encoding translation initiation factor IF-2: MASNNVAQFATELKMPADLLLTQLRSAGVDKSSASDPLSKDDKDKLLNHLRRSHGAADQGEKKKITVTRKETSEIKQADASGKSRTIQVEVRKKRTFVQRDDLVTAKASQAPVIDAAEQSRRDEEARRQSELLARQEAELREKQERLAKLESEKAAQAKAAEEQAKREAEERARRDAEAAAQEQARASAQAAAAGADAASAAADAAAKAKQAAADEAKRVAAEEAKRKADDAAKEAAERAAATERARKAVADEVAQIKAMMAQPRRVIKAPEPAPVAKPKPAEAATLHKPADKKAADAKPAESTGNGARPKPGDKKSIKSANVASTWSDDKKRGAPGGGMKGRGNAAPSGGRDGWRAGGGRGGRRGGHDERESNFQAPTEAIVKDVHVPETITVAELAHKMSVKASEVIKQLMKLGQMCTINQVLDQETAMIVVEEMGHKAFAAAEDDPEALLADQGEHAEFESTSRAPVVTVMGHVDHGKTSLLDYIRRAKVAAGEAGGITQHIGAYHVDTPRGMVTFLDTPGHEAFTAMRARGAKATDIVILVVAADDGVMPQTKEAIAHAKAAGVPLVVAINKIDKPGANTDRVTQELVAEGVVPEEYGGESPFVPVSAKTGQGIDDLLENVLLQAEVLELKAPVEAPARGLVVEARLDKGRGPVATILVQSGTLRRGDVVLAGSSFGRVRAMLDENGKSVTEAGPSIPVEIQGLTEVPSAGEEAMVMADERKAREIALFRQGKFRDVKLAKQQAAKLENMFDQMAEGEVKNLPLIVKTDVQGSQEALVGSLQKLSTSEVRVQIVHAAVGGITESDVNLATASKAVIIGFNARADAQARKVAEANGVDIRYYSIIYDAIDEIKTALSGMLAPEKRETVTGQVEIRQVILVSKVGAIAGCLVTDGVVKRTSSVRLLRNNIVVWTGEIDSLKRFKDDAKEVRAGLECGLSLKGNNEIEVGDVLEVFEVQEVARSL; encoded by the coding sequence ATGGCGAGTAACAACGTAGCCCAATTTGCCACCGAACTGAAGATGCCTGCAGATTTGCTGCTGACGCAGCTGCGTTCTGCCGGCGTCGACAAAAGTTCGGCGTCAGATCCCTTGTCCAAGGATGATAAGGATAAGCTGCTGAACCACCTGCGCCGCTCCCACGGCGCCGCCGACCAGGGCGAAAAGAAGAAGATCACGGTGACCCGCAAGGAAACCTCCGAGATCAAGCAGGCTGACGCGAGCGGCAAGTCGCGCACGATCCAGGTCGAGGTTCGCAAGAAGCGCACCTTCGTGCAGCGCGACGACCTGGTGACCGCGAAAGCATCGCAGGCGCCGGTGATCGACGCCGCCGAGCAATCGCGCCGCGACGAGGAAGCGCGCCGCCAGTCGGAACTGCTGGCGCGTCAGGAAGCGGAACTGCGCGAAAAGCAGGAACGCCTGGCCAAGCTGGAATCGGAAAAGGCGGCGCAAGCCAAGGCCGCCGAGGAACAGGCCAAGCGCGAAGCCGAGGAGCGCGCACGCCGCGATGCCGAAGCCGCCGCGCAGGAGCAGGCGCGTGCGTCCGCCCAGGCCGCGGCTGCCGGCGCCGATGCGGCCAGCGCCGCGGCCGATGCCGCCGCCAAGGCCAAGCAGGCCGCCGCCGACGAAGCCAAGCGTGTCGCCGCCGAGGAAGCCAAGCGCAAGGCCGACGACGCCGCCAAGGAAGCCGCCGAACGCGCTGCCGCCACCGAGCGCGCACGCAAGGCCGTGGCCGACGAAGTGGCGCAGATCAAGGCCATGATGGCGCAGCCGCGCCGCGTGATCAAGGCGCCGGAACCGGCGCCGGTGGCCAAGCCGAAGCCGGCCGAAGCGGCCACGCTGCACAAGCCGGCCGACAAGAAGGCGGCCGACGCCAAGCCGGCCGAGTCGACCGGCAACGGCGCGCGTCCGAAGCCGGGCGACAAGAAGTCGATCAAGTCGGCCAACGTGGCCTCGACCTGGTCGGACGACAAGAAGCGCGGCGCGCCGGGCGGCGGCATGAAGGGCCGCGGCAACGCGGCGCCGAGCGGCGGCCGCGACGGCTGGCGCGCGGGCGGCGGACGCGGCGGACGCCGTGGCGGCCACGACGAGCGCGAATCGAACTTCCAGGCGCCGACCGAGGCGATCGTCAAGGACGTCCACGTGCCGGAAACGATTACCGTGGCCGAACTGGCGCACAAGATGTCCGTCAAGGCGTCGGAAGTCATCAAGCAGCTGATGAAGCTGGGCCAGATGTGCACCATCAACCAGGTGCTGGACCAGGAAACCGCGATGATCGTGGTGGAAGAGATGGGCCACAAGGCCTTCGCCGCCGCCGAGGACGATCCGGAAGCGCTGCTGGCCGACCAGGGCGAGCACGCCGAGTTCGAGTCGACCTCGCGCGCCCCGGTGGTGACCGTGATGGGCCACGTCGACCATGGTAAAACCTCGCTGCTGGACTACATCCGCCGCGCCAAGGTCGCCGCGGGCGAAGCCGGCGGCATTACCCAGCACATCGGTGCCTACCACGTGGACACCCCGCGCGGCATGGTCACCTTCCTGGACACCCCGGGCCACGAGGCGTTCACCGCCATGCGTGCCCGCGGCGCCAAGGCGACCGACATCGTCATCCTGGTAGTGGCGGCCGACGACGGCGTGATGCCGCAGACGAAAGAGGCGATCGCCCACGCGAAAGCCGCTGGCGTGCCGCTGGTCGTGGCGATCAACAAGATCGACAAGCCGGGCGCGAATACCGACCGCGTGACGCAGGAACTGGTCGCCGAAGGCGTGGTGCCGGAAGAATACGGCGGCGAGTCGCCGTTCGTCCCGGTGTCGGCCAAGACCGGCCAGGGCATCGACGACCTGCTGGAAAACGTGCTGCTGCAAGCCGAAGTGCTGGAACTGAAGGCGCCGGTCGAAGCGCCGGCGCGCGGCCTGGTGGTCGAGGCACGCCTGGACAAGGGCCGCGGTCCGGTCGCCACCATCCTGGTGCAGTCGGGTACGCTGCGCCGCGGCGACGTGGTGCTGGCCGGTTCCTCGTTCGGCCGCGTCCGTGCGATGCTGGACGAGAACGGCAAGTCGGTGACCGAAGCCGGTCCGTCGATCCCGGTCGAGATCCAGGGCCTGACCGAAGTGCCGAGTGCCGGCGAAGAAGCGATGGTGATGGCGGACGAGCGCAAGGCGCGCGAGATCGCCCTGTTCCGTCAGGGTAAGTTCCGCGACGTGAAGCTGGCCAAGCAGCAGGCCGCCAAGCTGGAGAACATGTTCGACCAGATGGCCGAAGGCGAAGTCAAGAACCTGCCGCTGATCGTCAAGACCGACGTGCAGGGTTCGCAGGAAGCGCTGGTCGGCTCGCTGCAGAAACTGTCGACCTCGGAAGTGCGGGTGCAGATCGTGCACGCGGCGGTCGGCGGCATCACCGAGTCGGACGTCAACCTGGCGACCGCGTCGAAGGCAGTCATCATCGGCTTCAACGCCCGTGCCGACGCCCAGGCGCGCAAGGTGGCCGAGGCCAACGGTGTCGACATCCGTTACTACAGCATCATTTACGATGCGATCGACGAGATCAAGACGGCGCTGTCGGGCATGCTGGCGCCGGAGAAGCGCGAGACCGTCACCGGCCAGGTGGAAATCCGCCAGGTCATCCTGGTGTCGAAGGTCGGCGCGATCGCTGGCTGCCTGGTCACCGATGGCGTGGTCAAGCGTACCTCGTCGGTCCGCCTGCTGCGCAACAACATCGTGGTCTGGACCGGCGAGATCGATTCGCTCAAGCGTTTCAAGGACGATGCGAAGGAAGTGCGCGCCGGCCTGGAGTGCGGCCTGTCGCTGAAGGGCAACAACGAAATCGAGGTCGGGGACGTCCTCGAAGTGTTCGAAGTCCAGGAAGTGGCACGTTCGCTGTAA
- the rimP gene encoding ribosome maturation factor RimP, protein MQLFDLIAKTVDGLGYELVEIERGERGILRVFIDFPAAVADEKGPISVEDCATVSHQLSHVLMVENVDYERLEVSSPGLDRPVRTLADFERFAGSECTVKLRVAMPGSANRKTYTGILHAPEGDKIGLEFEGKDGAALLEFTLAELDKARLVPKVDFRSRKA, encoded by the coding sequence GTGCAGCTGTTCGATTTGATTGCCAAGACGGTCGATGGACTGGGCTACGAACTCGTGGAGATCGAGCGTGGCGAGCGAGGCATCCTGCGCGTGTTCATCGACTTCCCGGCGGCGGTGGCGGACGAAAAGGGACCGATCTCGGTCGAGGATTGCGCCACGGTGAGCCACCAGTTGTCGCACGTGCTGATGGTCGAAAACGTCGACTACGAGCGCCTGGAAGTGTCGTCGCCCGGACTGGACCGTCCGGTGCGCACCCTGGCCGACTTCGAACGCTTCGCCGGCAGCGAGTGCACCGTCAAGCTGCGCGTGGCCATGCCCGGCAGCGCGAACCGCAAGACCTACACGGGCATCCTGCATGCGCCGGAAGGCGACAAGATCGGGTTGGAATTTGAAGGCAAGGATGGCGCGGCGTTGTTGGAATTTACGCTGGCCGAATTGGATAAGGCACGTCTGGTGCCGAAGGTGGATTTTAGGAGTCGCAAAGCATGA
- the nusA gene encoding transcription termination factor NusA, which translates to MSREILLLVDALAREKNVDKEVVFGALEFALAQATKKRYEGDVDIRVSIDRDSGEFETFRRWHVVPDEAGLQLPDQEILHFEAKEQIPDIEVDEYIEEPIESVEFGRRFAQDTKQVVLQRVRDAEREQILQDFLERGDALVTGTIKRMERGDAIVESGKIEARLPRDQMIPKENLRIGDRVRAFILRVDRNMRGPQVILSRTAPEFIMKLFELEVPEIEQGLLQIKSAARDAGVRAKIAVFTADKRIDPIGTCVGMRGSRVQAVTGELGGERVDIVLWSEDPAQFVIGALAPANVSSIMVDEEKHAMDVVVDEENLAIAIGRSGQNVRLASDLTGWKINIMTAEESANKAEQETAAVRTLFMQKLDVDQEVADILVEEGFSSLEEIAYVPISEMLEIESFDEDTVNELRTRARDALVTEAIASEEGLEGMEEALVNLEGMDRTTAGKLGLAGIKTLEQFAGLAYDEFSAILALPTERARDLITNEFNDVTDDEMKLVDAKYDDRAKALQAKAWSQAETAKA; encoded by the coding sequence ATGAGTCGCGAGATTTTATTATTGGTTGATGCGCTGGCGCGCGAAAAAAACGTCGATAAGGAGGTCGTCTTCGGCGCCCTCGAGTTCGCGCTGGCCCAGGCCACGAAAAAACGCTACGAAGGCGACGTCGACATCCGCGTGAGCATCGACCGCGACAGCGGCGAATTCGAAACCTTCCGCCGCTGGCACGTGGTGCCGGACGAAGCCGGCCTGCAGCTGCCCGACCAGGAAATCCTGCATTTCGAAGCCAAGGAACAGATTCCGGACATCGAAGTCGACGAATACATCGAAGAACCGATCGAGTCGGTCGAGTTCGGCCGCCGTTTTGCCCAGGACACCAAGCAGGTCGTGCTGCAGCGCGTGCGCGACGCCGAGCGCGAGCAGATCCTGCAGGACTTCCTGGAGCGCGGCGACGCGCTGGTTACCGGCACCATCAAGCGCATGGAGCGCGGCGATGCGATCGTCGAATCGGGCAAGATCGAGGCGCGCCTGCCGCGCGACCAGATGATCCCGAAGGAAAACCTGCGCATCGGCGACCGCGTGCGCGCCTTCATCCTGCGCGTCGACCGCAACATGCGCGGCCCGCAGGTGATCCTGTCGCGCACCGCGCCGGAATTCATCATGAAGCTGTTCGAGCTGGAAGTCCCGGAGATCGAGCAGGGCCTGCTGCAAATCAAATCGGCTGCCCGCGATGCCGGCGTGCGCGCCAAGATCGCGGTGTTCACCGCCGACAAGCGCATCGACCCGATCGGCACCTGCGTCGGCATGCGCGGTTCGCGCGTGCAGGCCGTGACCGGCGAGCTGGGCGGCGAGCGCGTGGACATCGTGCTGTGGTCGGAAGATCCGGCCCAGTTCGTGATCGGCGCGCTGGCCCCGGCCAACGTGTCGTCGATCATGGTCGATGAAGAAAAGCATGCGATGGACGTGGTGGTGGACGAGGAAAACCTGGCGATCGCGATCGGCCGTTCGGGCCAGAACGTGCGCCTGGCGTCGGACCTGACCGGCTGGAAGATCAACATCATGACCGCCGAAGAGTCCGCCAACAAGGCCGAGCAGGAAACCGCCGCCGTGCGCACGCTGTTCATGCAAAAGCTGGACGTCGACCAGGAAGTGGCCGATATTCTGGTGGAAGAGGGCTTCTCGAGTCTTGAAGAAATCGCTTACGTGCCCATCTCGGAGATGCTGGAGATCGAATCGTTCGACGAAGACACCGTCAACGAACTGCGCACCCGTGCCCGTGACGCGCTGGTGACCGAGGCGATCGCTTCCGAGGAAGGCCTGGAAGGCATGGAAGAGGCGCTGGTCAACCTGGAAGGGATGGACCGCACCACCGCCGGCAAGCTGGGTCTGGCCGGCATCAAGACCCTGGAACAATTTGCGGGACTGGCCTACGACGAATTCAGCGCCATCCTGGCTCTGCCGACCGAGCGCGCCCGCGACCTGATCACCAACGAATTTAATGATGTGACCGACGATGAGATGAAACTGGTCGACGCCAAGTACGACGACCGGGCCAAGGCATTGCAGGCGAAAGCCTGGAGCCAGGCGGAAACTGCCAAGGCCTGA